The genomic DNA CCAATACGGCGGTCGCCCAGAGCAGCGTGAGCAGGTCGAATCGCATCCGCAGAGCTCCGGCACGGGAGGAGAGGCACGAGCAGCTATCCTAGCGGATTCGCGCCCTCCGTGGAGAGATGAGCCGGCGAGCTACGCCTCGACGGCGATCGGGGGCTCGGCAAGTTCGTTGTGGAAAAGTGGCTGTGCGACGGTTCTAATAGAGGGTTGGCCGGCGTCATTCTTTGCTAACTGGAGCCTTGCCGGCTGGGGCGGCCGGCCCTGGCTTAATCGTCCGATGCACGCCCCTTTGGACCCATTTGGCGGACAAAACCCCTGCGGCCAGACTTGTTGGGTTTGCCGTAAGGGGTTGCTGCTAAAGGCCTGGTGGGTTGCTTGGCGCCGCCTTGAGAGGGGTTTTGTCCCCTCCGATCGAATAATCGGACAAAACACCTGACGCCCACAACCACCGGAATCGACCCTCACCCGTGAAGCACCCCTGGCCCGACTACGAACTGATTGACTTTGGCGACGGCCGCAAGCTGGAACGTTTTGGCCAGGTCGTGGTCGACCGGCCTGCGCCGGCGGCCGAGGGCGGCCGCAAATCGGATCCGGCCGCGTGGACGCAGGCGGTCGGCGTCTACACCGGCGCGCGGGTTGGCGATGGCAAGTGGAAGTTCGCCGCCGGCGGCCCGCCGTCCGACGCGACGGTGCACGCGCCGCTCGCCGACGGGTGCGCGTTCCAGATGCAGCTCGAGTACACGCCGGCGGGGCAGGTGGGGCTGTTCCCAGAGCAGTTTGAGAACTGGCGGTGGATTGCGGACTGGGTCGGGCGGGGTGAGCAGTTGAGGGTCCTCAACCTGTTTGGCTACGCCGGCGGCAGCACGCTGGCGGCGGCGGCCGCGGGGGCGGCGGTGACGCACGTCGACGCATCAAAGCCGTCGGTCGCGTTGGCGCGGAAAAACGCCGAGGCGAGCGGGCTGGCCGACGCGCCGATCCGGTGGATCGTCGAGGACGCGGTGCGGTACTGCCAGCGGGAAGTCAAACGCGGCAACAGGTACGACGCCGTGGTGCTCGACCCGCCGTCGTTTGGCCACGGGCCGAAGGGGGAGCAGTGGAAGCTGACCCGCGACCTGCCGGGCCTGTTGGGGGTGATCGCCGAGTTGGTCGAGGGGCGGCCCAAGTTCCTGCTGGCCACCTGCCACACGCCCGGCATCGGTCCGGCAGAGATCGGCGGCTACCTGGCCGACGGCGTGTTCGGCACGTGCGCCCAGCCCGCCAGCACGGGCGAGCACTTCCTGGTCGCGCGGGACGGCCGGCCGCTAGAGAGCGGGGTCTACGCGCGGTGGCCGCGGTAGTTGATGACGCCACCACACAGGGGGTTACAGGAACGTGTAGCAATAGCCGAGGGCCTACGGCCATCGGAGGCCTAGGGGACGTTCTCCTGCCATGGAGAACGCTACTTAGGGGCCTCCGACGGATGTAATCCGTCGGCTACGGGAGGGGGCTGCTCGACGCAACTAACCAAACAGCTCATCCACCGGCGCCCCCTCATCCACCAGGCGGATCGGGCGGCCGCTGAGGCTCATGTTTTCGTGGTCGGGGTTGATGCCCAGGGCGGTGTAGATCGATTGGTAGAGGTCTTTCGGTGAGACCGGGCGGTCGGTGACCTGCTCTCCGCCGGGGCTGGTCTGGCCGATCACCTGGCCGCCGCGGACGCCGCAGCCCGCCATCGCGACGTTGAACGCGCGCGGGTAGTGGTCGCGGCCGGCGCGGCCGTTGATGCGGGGCGTGCGGCCGAACTCGCCCATCCAGATGACGAGCGTGTCGTCGAGCTGGCCACGCTGCTTGAGGTCGCTGATGAGGGCGGCCATCGGCTGGTCGAACTGGCCGCAGAGCTCGGCGGTGCGGGCGGCGTTGTCGTTGTGCGTGTCCCAGCCGTTGAGGGTGACCTCGACAAACGTGACGCCGAAGTCGAGCAGCCGCCGGGCCAACAAACACCCGGAAGCGAACTGCCCCTCGCCGTAGGCGTCGCGGGTGCGTTGGTCCTCGCGGTCGAGGTCGAAGGCCTCCATGCGGGGGCTGAGGATCATCTCGCTGGAGGCTTCAATCAGTTTCTTGTGGTCGGCCACGACGTCGGCGCCCTCGACGGCCCCGAAGCTGGTCTCGAGGTTTTTGAGCAGGCCGAGCCGCCGCTCGTACCGGGCGCGGTCGGTGGTGGGGCGGGAGTTCTCCGGCGGGCGGTCGGCGCTGGCCAGGATCAGCGGGTCGTAGTCGACGCCAAGGAAGCCGCCGTTGCCGGGGTTCTGTCCGCCGCGGCCGATGCGGACAAAGCTCGGCAGCTCGCTGCTGGCGTCGCCGATCTGGTGGGCCACGTTGGCGCCGAGCGTGGGGAACTTGACGCCGCCCATCGGGAGGTAGCCGTGGTGCATCAGGAAGCTGGCGCGGGGGTGGCTCCCCTCCTTGCTGGCCATCGAGCGGATGACGGCCAGTTCGTTCATCACCTTGGCGAGCCGCGGCAGGTTCTCGGAGATTTGTATTCCAGAAACGGAGGTCGAGATCGCCTTGGTAGGGCCGCCGTTCTCGTGGCCCGGCTTGGGGTTGAAGGTCTCGAACTGGGAGGGGCCGCCGGCCATCCAGAGCAGGATGCACCGCTTGCCGCGCCGGCGGAGGTCGCTGGCGGCCAGCGCCACGCGGTCGGTCCAGCTCAGCACGCCGGCCGCCGTGGCCGCCGTGGCCGCCGCGCCGACGTTCCGCAGGAAGTCACGCCGCGAGGCGACCCGGCCGCCGCGGAGACCAACGTCAATCTGGTGCTGCAGGGGCATCACACGGTCCTCAGGGTAACAGCGAGAAAATTATTGGAACACTGATGGCCGCTAATACACATTCGTCGAATCAACGCCGACTGACGGTGCGTCGGCGTGCACTCTCTGGCCATCGCACTGGCGCCCGTTTCACTATGCTGCTTGAACTCAATAAAGGCGGGGCGGATCTACAAACCCATCTCGGAAGCGGGAGGAAGTCTACCCACAAGGAAGATTCATTAGTGTCAATTAGTGTTCCCCCAAATCCTTCCAATCTATCGCCGGTGGGCGAACTCGGCCGAATTGACCAGCGCCCACAGCAGGTCCTCGAACGCCGTTTCGCGTTTGTCGACCGACACGCGGTAGGCGAGTGCCGCGTCGCGTTCTTCGGCGGTCGGCTCGCGCGACAGGCAGCGGAGGTACAGCTCGTCGACCAGGGCGCCGTCATCCTGGATCTCGGTGGTCAGCTCGCCGAGCATCGTGCCGCGGCGGGCGCGGACCGCGTTGTTGAACCGGGGGGTGTTCATCATCGCCAGCGCCTGCGGGATCGACGCCGAAACGCCCTCGCGGTCGACGCTCGGGTCGAAGCCGAACGCCACGTTGAACTGCGCCCGCTGGTTGAGCTGGCGTCGGCCGCCGCGGCCGCGGTTGGTCTCGAGCTCCTCCTCGATGCCGAGCGCGGTCAGCAGGGCGTTGTAGAGCTGGTCGCCCCGCAGTCGCTGGGCCACGTTGGCGGTCATCGGCGTGGCGTCGGGTGTGCGGCGGGGGCGGCACTCACGCTGGTAGGCGTCGGTTGCCATCACGGCCCGCATCAGCCACTTGACGTCGTAGCCGCTATCGGCGAACCCCTGCGAGAGGACTTCGAGTGTCTGCGGCGCCTTGGCCGCGCGTTCGGGCCCGATGTCGTCGATGGTCTCGAAGAACGGCTCGCCGACCAGCTCGGCCCACATCCGGTTGACCATCGCCTTGGCGAACCACGGCGACTCGGTGATGTACTCGGAGATGGTCGCCCGCCGCTCGGCGTCGCGTGTTCCCAGCGGCGTGGTCGCGCTGGTCAGGAAGAACTTGGGCTGCATCCGCGTCCCCTCGGCCTGCGGGTCGTCCATGTCGGGCATGAAGTGCTCCGTCGAGCCGCGGTTGTCGTTCTGGCGGCGGCGGGGCGCTTCGCGGTCGGTCACGGCGACCTCGAAGCTCCGCCGCACCGGCGAGCGGACCTGCTGCAGCGACACCCTTGGGAAGTAGGCCGCCAGCTCGTGGAACTGCTCACGCTGCCAGCTGTCCCACGGGTGGTCGTGGCACTGGGCACACTGGATCTGGATGCCCAGGAACACCCGCGACACCTCCGCGGCGACCTCCTCGGTGCGGCCCTCCTGGGCGGCGATGATCGCGGTGGCGCCGTTCTCCTGGATGTCGCCGGTGGCGGTAATGAATTTGTCCGCGATGCGGTCCCAGCCGACGCCGACGTTGAGCATCTCGGCGAGCTGCGGCACCAGCGCGGCGGCGACAATCACCGAGCGGTCCTCGATCCGCCGGTACAGGATCACATCGCGCCAGTAGCGGGACCAGTTCTGCCCGTACTGCGGTTGGTCGAGCAGCGCGCGAACCAGCTCGGCCCGCTTGTCCTCGGCCGGGTCGAGCAGGAACGCTGTGACGTGCTCGGGCGAGGGGATGTCGCCGACGATGTCGAGGTACGCGCGGCGGAGGAACGTGGCGTCGTCGCAGCGGGGCGCCAGCTCGCCGGGCGACGCGCCCAACTCCTCGGCGAGCAGTCGGTCGGCCTGTTGGGCGAGTTTCTCAGCCGGGGTCCGGGCCGCGGCGGGCAGGACGCCCACCAGCAGCGCAGCAAGCACCAGGGTCGGGGCTGGGGGGCAGAACGGCATCGGCCAGGCTCCAGACAGTCAAGAATAGCTTACGCGACGAAAGCCGGATTCACGTATCTAACCCCGGATTTGGTCGGGCGGTGGCGTTTCGGTGGGGATTTTCTCGCCGTAGAGGTAGCGTTGCGATTCGCCGCGGTCGGTATCTGGTGCGGGGGAGGCTCGGCGGAACAGTCCTACGCCTCGCCGGCGGTACGATGCGCTGTTGGAGATTGCCAAGCCCGCTAGGACAATTCCCACAACGGCGAAGAATGCGAATGCTGAGTAGCCACCGCTGTGGGCGATCGCCTCCAGAACCGGTATGCCGAAGAGTTTGGCGAGAGTTAACGCCACCGCGACCACACTGGTCAGTATTAGCATCCCTCGCAGGCTGAATCGCCAGGCGGAGCGGGCAGCCTCAGGCGAGCCGTTCGGCCGCGACCAGATAATCCGGATCGGCCACCAGCAACAAATCAACATGCCAGCTGTGTAGAGCGACCATGCAACATTGATTGGGAGATAGGCCTCGCCGGGCGAGAGGCGAAAGCCAGCGATTGCCGCGGCGCATGCCGAAGCGGCGATCGGAGCCGACTGTCCAAAGCGGGCCACCGGCCGGACGCCTAGCGGGGCGGCAGCTACTGCGAGAGCCAACCCCAAGAGTCCGCAGACGGGAAAGAAGCCCACAAGCACCTCGATCTGTACGAGCATCGCGATCGCGCCGACCAGGCACGTCACGGGCAGCGCAACGACGAGCCCCCGCCGCAGCCAGTCGCCCGGCGTCAGTGCTGGCGGTTCGTCCGGTGGGAAGTTAGTCTGCATCCTCGAGAGTCACCGCACTGCGGCGGCAAAGAGATGAAAACGGATCACGCAACAATGAGGTTACACGCAATGGGGCGTCACGTGCTACTGCTGCTGGTTTGGTTTACGCTGTTGGTAGCCGTGGTTCCGGCGGCCTCTGCTGCGAGCGACGCGTCCGCGCGGCTCCAGACGCTGCTCGACGACGCGTGGCAGTTCTCGATGCAGGAGTACCCCGAGTTCGCCACGCACGCCGGCGACCACCGCTACAACGACCGCCTGACCGAGGTCTCGCTGGCCGACGCGAACCGCCGCGCCGCCGCCCAGGCCGAGTTCCTGAAGCGGGCCGAGGCGATCGCCGCCGATCAGCTTGAACCGGTCGAGCGGATCAACCTGGCGCTGTTCAAGCGGGAGCTGTCCGACGAGGCCCAGGAGCACCGCTTCCACACCCACCTCACGCCGGTCAGCAACCGCAGCGGGTTCCACATCGAATTCCCCGAGCTGCCCGAGAAGGCGCCGCTGAAGACGGTGAAAGACTACGAGAACTATAGCGCCAGGCTCCGCGCGTTCGGGCGGCATACTGCCGGCAACATCGCCCTGATGCGCGAGGGCGTCCGCCAAGGCGTCACGATGCCGGCGGTGATACTAGAGGGGTGGCAGGAGTCGGTCGACCCGCACGTTGTCGACGACCCGGTGGACAGCCTGCTCTACAAGCCGTTTGAGGAGTTCCCCGAGTCGTTCTCAACGGCCGACCAGGAGCGGCTCCGCGCCGCCGGCCGCGACGCGATCGCTCAGGTCGTGTCGCCCGCCTACGCCCGGTTCAAGCAGTTCATGGCCGACGAGTATGTGCCCAACTGCCGCACCGACATCGGCGCGTCGGCCCTGCCCGGCGGGCGTGACTTTTACCGCCACCGCGTGCGGCACTTCACCACGCTCGACCTGACGCCCGACGAGGTCCATCAGCGCGGACTGGCCGAGGTCGCCCGCATCCGCGGCGAGATGCAGGCGATCGTCGAGCGGGTCGAGTTTGATGGCGATCTGCCGGCGTTCTTCACGCACCTGCGGACCGACCCCAAGTACTACGCCAAGACCCCCAAGGAGCTGCTGGCCGAGTGCTCGTTCTTGCTCAAGCGGATCGACGGGCAGCTCCCCAAGCTGTTCGGCAAGCTCCCGCGGACGCCGTACGGCCTGCGCGAGATCCCCGACTACATCGCCCCCAAGACGACCTCGGCGTACTACCAGCCGCCGGCCGGCGACGGGTCGCAGGCGGGGTTCTTCTGCCTGAACACCTACAACCTGCCGAGCCGCCCGCTGTACGCGCTCGAGTCGCTCGCACTGCACGAATCGGTGCCGGGTCACCACCTGCAGATCGCCCTGCAGCAGGAGCTGGAGGGGCTGCCTGAGTTCCGCAAGTACAGCGGGTTCACCGCGTATGTTGAGGGCTGGGCGCTGTACGCCGAGCGGCTCGGCAAGGAGATCGGGTGCTACGAGGACCCCTACAGCGACTTCGGCCGCCTGTCGATGGAGATGTGGCGGGCCTGCCGCTTGGTGGTCGACACAGGCATGCACTACAAGGGCTGGACCCGTCAGCAGGCGATCGACTACATGGTCGACAACTCGGCGTTGTCGGAGCACAACATCCGCGCCGAGGTCGACCGCTACATCGGCTGGCCCGGCCAGGCGCTCGGCTACAAGATCGGCGAGCTCAAGATCCGCGACCTCCGCGCCGAGGCCGAGCAGCGGCTGGGCGACCGCTTCGACGTCCGTGCGTTCCACAACGCCGTGCTCGAGACCGGCGCCGTCCCGCTGGACGTGCTGGAGGAGCACGTCCACGAGTGGCTCGAAGAGCAAGACGATGTATCGACGGTTCTCCGAACCGTGAAATAGCAGCGCTGTTGGTTTGGGCGGATGGCGTTTGAGCAACGCCACAAGTCTTCACGGCTCGGAGAGCCGTGCTACTCTGGCCGGATAATCCAGCACGAGTCGTGCGGCTCCATGCCGATGTGCGGGTAGTACTCCCGCGCGGCGGGCGCCGAGAGCAGGATCAGCATCGTTTGCAGGCCGGCGGCCCGGTGGGTCTCGGCGATCAGGCGTTTGCCGATCCCCTGCCGCTGCACTGATTGGTCGACCGCCAGGTCGGAGAGGTACGTGCAGTAATGGAAGTCGGTGATCGCGCGGCTCACGCCGACCAGCAGGCCCGACTCGTCGCGGGCCGTGATAATGACGTCGGCGCCCGCCAGCATGCCGGCGATCCGCTCGGCGTCGTCGGCCGGGCGGCGCTCGGCGAGGGTCGACCGCCGCAGCAGGTCGACGAACTCGCCGGGAGCCAGGTCGGGTTCGGTTGCGAAGGTCGCGGCAGCGGGGCGTGCAGACATGCAGGCATCGTGACGCCTCGCCGGCTACACGTCAAACTTGATCCCCTGCGCCAGCGGCAGGGCCGACCCGTAGTTGATCGTGTTGGTGCTGCGGCGCATGTACTGCTTCCACGAGTCGGAGCCCGACTCGCGTCCGCCGCCGGTCTCCTTCTCGCCGCCGAACGCGCCGCCGATCTCGGCGCCGCTGGTGCCGATGTTGACGTTGGCGATGCCGCAGTCGCTGCCGGCCGGGCTCAGGAACCGCCCTGCCTCACGCACGTCCGACGTGAAGATCGCCGACGACAGGCCCTGGGCCACGCCGTTCTGCAGCTCGATGGCGTGCTCGATCGAGTCGTACGTGGTGATGTAGGTTAGCGGAGCGAAGGTCTCCTCTCGCATCACCTCAGTCTGCTCCGGCATGCGGACGAGGGCGGGGTGCACGTAGCAGCCGCCGGGGACCCCCTCGGTCACCTGGTCGCCGCCGCACAGCAGCGTGCCGCCTTGGGCCTGAGCGGTCTTGATGCTGGCCAGGAACCGCTCGAGCGACGGCTTGCCCACCAGCGGGCCGACCAGCGTGCCGGGCCTCGACGGGTCGCCGATCGGCAGCGTGGCGTACGCCTTGACCAGCCGCTCGCACAGCCCGTCGACGATGTCGGGGTGCACGATCAGCCGCCGCAGGCTAGTGCACCGCTGGCCGGCGGTGCCGACCGCCGCGAACACAATCGCCCGGACCGCCAGCTCGAGGTCGGCGGTCTCGGTGACGATCATCGCGTTGTTGCCCGACAGCTCCAGCAGGCACTTGCCGAGCCGGCCGGCGACTGTCTTGGCGACCTCGCGGCCCATCGGAACCGAGCCGGTCGCGGAGACTAGCGGCACTAGCTCGCTCTTGGCGAGCGCCTCGCCGGCATCGGCCTTGCCC from Posidoniimonas polymericola includes the following:
- a CDS encoding class I SAM-dependent methyltransferase, whose product is MKHPWPDYELIDFGDGRKLERFGQVVVDRPAPAAEGGRKSDPAAWTQAVGVYTGARVGDGKWKFAAGGPPSDATVHAPLADGCAFQMQLEYTPAGQVGLFPEQFENWRWIADWVGRGEQLRVLNLFGYAGGSTLAAAAAGAAVTHVDASKPSVALARKNAEASGLADAPIRWIVEDAVRYCQREVKRGNRYDAVVLDPPSFGHGPKGEQWKLTRDLPGLLGVIAELVEGRPKFLLATCHTPGIGPAEIGGYLADGVFGTCAQPASTGEHFLVARDGRPLESGVYARWPR
- a CDS encoding DUF1501 domain-containing protein, whose product is MPLQHQIDVGLRGGRVASRRDFLRNVGAAATAATAAGVLSWTDRVALAASDLRRRGKRCILLWMAGGPSQFETFNPKPGHENGGPTKAISTSVSGIQISENLPRLAKVMNELAVIRSMASKEGSHPRASFLMHHGYLPMGGVKFPTLGANVAHQIGDASSELPSFVRIGRGGQNPGNGGFLGVDYDPLILASADRPPENSRPTTDRARYERRLGLLKNLETSFGAVEGADVVADHKKLIEASSEMILSPRMEAFDLDREDQRTRDAYGEGQFASGCLLARRLLDFGVTFVEVTLNGWDTHNDNAARTAELCGQFDQPMAALISDLKQRGQLDDTLVIWMGEFGRTPRINGRAGRDHYPRAFNVAMAGCGVRGGQVIGQTSPGGEQVTDRPVSPKDLYQSIYTALGINPDHENMSLSGRPIRLVDEGAPVDELFG
- a CDS encoding DUF1549 domain-containing protein, which codes for MPFCPPAPTLVLAALLVGVLPAAARTPAEKLAQQADRLLAEELGASPGELAPRCDDATFLRRAYLDIVGDIPSPEHVTAFLLDPAEDKRAELVRALLDQPQYGQNWSRYWRDVILYRRIEDRSVIVAAALVPQLAEMLNVGVGWDRIADKFITATGDIQENGATAIIAAQEGRTEEVAAEVSRVFLGIQIQCAQCHDHPWDSWQREQFHELAAYFPRVSLQQVRSPVRRSFEVAVTDREAPRRRQNDNRGSTEHFMPDMDDPQAEGTRMQPKFFLTSATTPLGTRDAERRATISEYITESPWFAKAMVNRMWAELVGEPFFETIDDIGPERAAKAPQTLEVLSQGFADSGYDVKWLMRAVMATDAYQRECRPRRTPDATPMTANVAQRLRGDQLYNALLTALGIEEELETNRGRGGRRQLNQRAQFNVAFGFDPSVDREGVSASIPQALAMMNTPRFNNAVRARRGTMLGELTTEIQDDGALVDELYLRCLSREPTAEERDAALAYRVSVDKRETAFEDLLWALVNSAEFAHRR
- a CDS encoding DUF885 domain-containing protein encodes the protein MRLHAMGRHVLLLLVWFTLLVAVVPAASAASDASARLQTLLDDAWQFSMQEYPEFATHAGDHRYNDRLTEVSLADANRRAAAQAEFLKRAEAIAADQLEPVERINLALFKRELSDEAQEHRFHTHLTPVSNRSGFHIEFPELPEKAPLKTVKDYENYSARLRAFGRHTAGNIALMREGVRQGVTMPAVILEGWQESVDPHVVDDPVDSLLYKPFEEFPESFSTADQERLRAAGRDAIAQVVSPAYARFKQFMADEYVPNCRTDIGASALPGGRDFYRHRVRHFTTLDLTPDEVHQRGLAEVARIRGEMQAIVERVEFDGDLPAFFTHLRTDPKYYAKTPKELLAECSFLLKRIDGQLPKLFGKLPRTPYGLREIPDYIAPKTTSAYYQPPAGDGSQAGFFCLNTYNLPSRPLYALESLALHESVPGHHLQIALQQELEGLPEFRKYSGFTAYVEGWALYAERLGKEIGCYEDPYSDFGRLSMEMWRACRLVVDTGMHYKGWTRQQAIDYMVDNSALSEHNIRAEVDRYIGWPGQALGYKIGELKIRDLRAEAEQRLGDRFDVRAFHNAVLETGAVPLDVLEEHVHEWLEEQDDVSTVLRTVK
- a CDS encoding GNAT family N-acetyltransferase, encoding MSARPAAATFATEPDLAPGEFVDLLRRSTLAERRPADDAERIAGMLAGADVIITARDESGLLVGVSRAITDFHYCTYLSDLAVDQSVQRQGIGKRLIAETHRAAGLQTMLILLSAPAAREYYPHIGMEPHDSCWIIRPE
- the amaB gene encoding L-piperidine-6-carboxylate dehydrogenase, which produces MDIPAQLLPQQIHACYPGVAIGNKYELGSGAKFSPSSPINGESLCQSGAATADEVAAAVAAAHEAFKAWRVVPAPVRGELVRRIGDEVRANKSELAKLITLEAGKIPAEAEGEIQEWIDVCDFAVGLSRQLYGLTIASERPEHQLIEQWHPLGPVGVISAFNFPCAVWAWNSMIGLVCGDPIIWKPSEQTPLISLACHEMVVRAAKTMDEAPAALSCVVQGKADAGEALAKSELVPLVSATGSVPMGREVAKTVAGRLGKCLLELSGNNAMIVTETADLELAVRAIVFAAVGTAGQRCTSLRRLIVHPDIVDGLCERLVKAYATLPIGDPSRPGTLVGPLVGKPSLERFLASIKTAQAQGGTLLCGGDQVTEGVPGGCYVHPALVRMPEQTEVMREETFAPLTYITTYDSIEHAIELQNGVAQGLSSAIFTSDVREAGRFLSPAGSDCGIANVNIGTSGAEIGGAFGGEKETGGGRESGSDSWKQYMRRSTNTINYGSALPLAQGIKFDV